From the genome of Syntrophorhabdaceae bacterium, one region includes:
- a CDS encoding YeeE/YedE thiosulfate transporter family protein, translating to MNVLIYGMITGIIFGFLLQKARVIRYDKQLGALRLMDMTIVKYMFTTVLVAMVGVYLLKDLGLVKLSIKTTILGGNIIGGLIFGIGWALLGYCPGTSLGALGEGRYDSIWGIIGMLAGAAVFAELFPLMKRTVLTWGNYGKITIPGILGINHWIVIVIMVILGILMFRFFEKKGL from the coding sequence ATGAACGTTCTCATCTACGGCATGATAACAGGCATCATCTTCGGGTTTCTTCTCCAGAAGGCCCGCGTCATCCGCTATGATAAGCAATTGGGGGCCTTGAGGCTCATGGACATGACCATCGTCAAGTATATGTTCACCACCGTACTCGTTGCCATGGTGGGCGTTTACCTTCTCAAGGATCTGGGGCTCGTGAAGCTTTCAATCAAGACAACGATCCTTGGCGGCAATATCATCGGCGGACTCATTTTCGGTATCGGCTGGGCGCTCCTGGGGTACTGCCCCGGCACGTCCCTTGGTGCCCTCGGTGAAGGACGCTATGATTCGATATGGGGAATCATCGGCATGCTCGCGGGAGCCGCCGTCTTCGCCGAGCTCTTCCCCCTCATGAAAAGAACGGTCCTGACCTGGGGCAATTACGGCAAGATCACAATCCCGGGCATCCTCGGCATCAATCACTGGATCGTTATCGTGATAATGGTAATACTCGGGATCCTGATGTTCAGGTTTTTTGAGAAAAAAGGGTTATAG